A part of Streptomyces sp. NBC_00557 genomic DNA contains:
- a CDS encoding DUF6332 family protein, giving the protein MDMGRESRWEKDAMTVEIVFALVTAVALAAAVFVVALALALAFGISGSAEKGVLVGGALLGAAAGVWRLVRVLRRFDAQRRRGH; this is encoded by the coding sequence ATGGACATGGGGCGTGAGTCACGCTGGGAAAAGGACGCAATGACGGTAGAGATCGTTTTCGCCCTGGTGACTGCCGTCGCGCTGGCTGCGGCGGTCTTCGTCGTCGCTCTGGCTCTCGCACTAGCCTTTGGCATCTCTGGTTCAGCGGAGAAGGGTGTGTTGGTGGGGGGTGCGCTGCTCGGAGCGGCGGCCGGAGTGTGGCGTCTGGTACGAGTGCTGCGTCGGTTCGACGCCCAACGCCGAAGAGGCCACTGA
- a CDS encoding IS5 family transposase (programmed frameshift), with amino-acid sequence MVERLVPNELWKLFQRVVPEAPSRPQGGGRRRHGDREVLAAIVFVATSGCTWQQLPSASFGPSGATAHRRFAEWSKARVWAKLHRLVLDELGSRGELDWSRCAIDSVNMRALKGELTGPNPVDRGKYGSKIHLITERTGLLLSVGISGANLHDSQALEPLVRGIPPIRSRRGPRRRRPAKLHADKGYDYNHLRRWLRTRGIRHRIARKGIESSERLGRHRWTIERTMAWLAGYRRLHRRYERKASHFLAFTSIACTLICYRRLTN; translated from the exons ATCGTTGAGCGGCTGGTGCCGAATGAGTTGTGGAAGTTGTTCCAGCGGGTGGTTCCGGAGGCGCCGTCGCGGCCGCAGGGTGGCGGCCGGCGCCGCCACGGTGACCGGGAGGTCCTGGCCGCGATCGTGTTCGTGGCCACGTCGGGCTGCACGTGGCAGCAGTTGCCGTCCGCGTCGTTCGGGCCCTCGGGAGCGACGGCTCACCGGCGATTCGCCGAGTGGTCGAAGGCCCGGGTATGGGCGAAGCTGCACCGCCTGGTGCTCGACGAGCTCGGCTCTCGCGGAGAGCTGGACTGGTCGCGCTGCGCGATCGACTCCGTGAACATGCGGGCCCTG AAGGGGGAACTGACGGGTCCGAATCCTGTCGACCGCGGCAAGTACGGCTCGAAGATCCACTTGATCACCGAGCGCACCGGACTGCTCCTTTCTGTGGGGATCTCCGGCGCGAACCTGCACGACAGCCAGGCACTCGAACCGCTCGTGCGGGGAATCCCGCCCATCCGCTCCCGTCGCGGACCGCGCCGGCGACGTCCGGCCAAGCTGCACGCCGACAAGGGCTACGACTACAACCACCTGCGCCGATGGTTACGCACACGCGGCATCCGGCACCGCATCGCCCGTAAAGGCATCGAGTCTTCCGAGCGACTCGGCCGTCACCGCTGGACGATCGAACGAACCATGGCCTGGCTCGCCGGATACCGCCGACTGCACCGCCGCTACGAACGCAAAGCCAGCCACTTCCTGGCTTTCACCAGCATCGCCTGCACCCTCATCTGCTACCGCAGACTCACCAATTGA
- a CDS encoding DinB family protein — protein sequence MTRSEGLAEQLDWHWRTNLRPRLDGLTDEEYFWEPVRGCWSIRPRGTSATPMSAGSGEWTMDFASPDPVPAPVTTIAWRLAHIIVSCLGYRVGWYFGGQDVDSQTFAYAGTADEALKQLDEMYGRWHAGVRKLSDADLENPPTVGPERFPMENRVLHVNRELIHHGAEISLLRDLYRWQDGAVPRRI from the coding sequence ATGACAAGAAGCGAGGGGCTCGCAGAGCAGTTGGACTGGCACTGGCGCACGAACCTGCGGCCGCGGCTGGACGGTCTTACCGATGAGGAGTACTTCTGGGAGCCGGTGCGCGGCTGCTGGAGCATCCGCCCACGTGGCACTTCGGCCACACCGATGTCGGCAGGTTCGGGGGAGTGGACGATGGACTTCGCGTCCCCTGACCCGGTGCCGGCGCCGGTGACCACGATTGCCTGGCGGCTGGCGCACATCATCGTCTCGTGCCTGGGCTATCGGGTCGGATGGTACTTCGGCGGCCAGGACGTCGACTCCCAGACATTCGCCTACGCGGGGACCGCTGACGAGGCGCTGAAGCAGCTCGATGAGATGTACGGGAGATGGCACGCGGGGGTCCGCAAACTCTCTGACGCTGACCTGGAGAATCCGCCCACGGTGGGTCCCGAGCGGTTTCCCATGGAGAACAGGGTCCTGCACGTCAACAGGGAGCTGATCCACCACGGCGCCGAGATTTCCCTGCTGCGCGACCTCTACCGCTGGCAGGACGGAGCAGTTCCGCGCCGCATATGA